One genomic segment of Oncorhynchus masou masou isolate Uvic2021 chromosome 16, UVic_Omas_1.1, whole genome shotgun sequence includes these proteins:
- the LOC135557198 gene encoding gap junction epsilon-1 protein-like has product MNSTQPGLRLLRPPTVIGQFHTLFFGSVRMFFLGVLGFAVYGNEALHFSCDPDRRELNLYCYNQFRPITPQVFWALQLVTVLVPGAVFHLYAACKNIDQEEILQRPIYTVFYIISVLLRIILEVIAFWLQSHLFGFQVHPLYMCDASALEKTFNVTKCMVPEHFEKTIFLSAMYTFTGITVLLCVAEIFEILCRRLGYLTNQ; this is encoded by the exons ATGAACAGCACTCAGCCTGGATTACGGTTG ctCAGGCCACCGACAGTGATAGGCCAGTTCCACACACTTTTCTTTGGCTCTGTTCGGATGTTCTTTCTGGGCGTCCTGGGCTTTGCAGTCTATGGCAATGAAGCTCTCCATTTTAGCTGTGATCCAGACAGGAGGGAGTTAAACCTCTACTGTTACAACCAATTTAGGCCGATAACACCTCAG GTATTCTGGGCATTGCAGCTGGTAACTGTTTTAGTCCCTGGAGCTGTATTTCATCTCTATGCTGCCTGTAAAAACATTGACCAGGAGGAAATCCTTCAGAGACCTATATACACCGTCTTCTACATCATCTCTGTCCTGCTAAGAATTATTCTGGAAGTCATCGCCTTTTGGTTGCAGAGCCATCTCTTTGGTTTCCAGGTTCACCCACTCTATATGTGTGATGCCAGTGCCCTAGAAAAGACGTTCAATGTCACAAAATGCATGGTGCCAGAACACTTTGAAAAGACCATATTTTTAAGTGCAATGTACACTTTCACTGGGATCACGGTGCTGCTGTGTGTTGCTGAGATATTTGAGATACTCTGTAGGAGATTGGGTTATTTGACCAATCAATGA